GATGCTTGCAGGATCTTGATTAGGAGGCAAAGTTGATCTTCTCTGGCTATGattttcgttttccattttcaatgaTCAAAAACCGAAATCTCAGAAATGAATGTTGTAGAAACTTGATCAACAAGCAAACAATTGCAATACGAATTTCCAGATCAAAACACGAAGATATCAACTCAGAATTGAAGCAATCAGCAGGTATTTGAACAATTTCTCAAACAGTGAGAAGAACAAATCGATTTCTCAGAGAAGAAAAGATCAGAAACAATTGAAAACAACTGAAAATTTCTGCGGAATTTTTCAGAAACGAGCacactgctctgataccatgttagatTTAGGATTTCAGAAAATAGGAATTTTGTAATTGTATTAATAAATCAGCATATTACAGCTTATATAAGAGAGCAGAAGTCTAGAATCTTCTGTTTGTTACAATCAGTTATAACAAGTAACTGATTCTTGAAGAATCAGTTAGCATAGGTGCTGACTCATCAGCTAGAGTAACAGCAAGGCAGTCTTGTTATTTGATCATCTTATTGATCATTACAATGCATAAGCTAGATTACAATCTATAATGCTAACAGTAAATGCAACATATTTATGTCATTTCATCACAGGAAAGTGAATAACAAGAACATTAGAAATGCATGTACAATTAATTGCCCTTGAATAAAAAACAATCTTAAAATGTAAAAGTATTCCTCAAAATTAGTCGCAGTCCTTATTTACTTTTTAAAGTGTCTTCAAATGTTCAAatccaaattttcataattgtggTTGATTATATATTGTCCATAAATTTATTTGAGAGTCTCATGATCTGTATAGGAGTACAagataaaatataattaatttaatctagTCCATCACTTAAAATTTGTGACCGTGCAAGCTTAGGCCTCGTGCATAGTGGTGGGTCATGTGTCATGATGGTTCAAGTGACACATCATTATTTTTACAAAAAATGAAActcgaaataaaataaaaaaaataaaaaattgaaggtAAGGAAGACATGAGTCTCGAGACTCTTGAGCAGCGGGACGACATATCTACAATTCATGTGTTGCCAATTCGCCATTATTGTACCTTGCTTCTTCCCCTTCAAGTATTCAACCAAATACTGCGTTTTATGTTTTTAAGAGAGGAGAAAGAAAGATGACTGAGCAATAAAATATGATAATCTCTACTCcgtattatataagtgaagagttgaggggtatttcagtaacaccacttttggtgtccccctagGATAAGACTAAATTACCCTCTAAAATTtcacaatttaatttaattaaaaaaactattatttattgatttaaaaatctgaatatttattctttttttttttttggtaaaatagagAGAATATATTTCCACCAAAACAATAGAGTACAAACTATAACAGACACAGAGAAGCTACAACCAGCTTCAAAGCAAAGGAAACACAACCTGGAGAAAACACAAACAGTCAACAGACTGAACAACAACCAACAGACTGAACAACAGCCAACAGACAACCCAAAAGACAACACAACAGTCCACAGCAAAACAGTAAGAAACTAAGGGACTAACACCTTCAGCTTCCTATGTTGCAGACATCTAGTGTAAGCAAGCAGCTTGATTTGATGAACAATGGCATTGATGTCCTGCTTCTGATATTGGAAGCGCCTATAGTTCCGCTCTCGCCAAACAAAATACACTGTGACACTTAGCAACATCCTGTTAATATTTATTCATTTTAAAAAACTGAAAATGAATAACAAATTAGGAAAGTTTTTGGTGCCAACATTATGGGCTAATCCCCATACGTGTTAAATTTAATGGTCTAATATTTGGAGAACTTTGACTTTCTATAAAACTAGGAAATTATTATGGCATTTATTTTCCATCCATATGAATGGTAAGATGTGATTATGTAGAAAAGACTATGAGAATATAGTTGCACGTAGTATGTATAAGATCCTTGCTTACGCCCATACATCAATATTTagtaaaaatacaattttaagtttttaataattttgCATGCATCGCTTGCATATAAGATATATATCTCTATTTTACAAGGAATTTATGAGGTCATTTTAGTAAATGgccttttggtgtcccctatgGAATAGACTATAATATCCTTAattaataagttttaaaataattctAATAACACATAATTATTGTCATattgtaaaaaatgaaatttcaaTGCACGTGACAACCAAAAGTCAACAACAACTTAATTTAATTCTTATAGCAAACTTGAAAGAAATTATTAAGGCATTTGCAAAAATTGGAATTCATCCCTTCAATCTTACATTttttttacggttttttcatgaaatgcccctgaggtttgcaataatgcaccaaatacacctgcgcgtttcaaaattcataaaatacccctatttaatcaaaactgttcaccaaatacccctattatgactttccgttagtcctccgttaagtcatgtttaaaattcataaaatgcaCCTAAATATAAAGGTTTTGCAtagtatacacctatttgtaaagttctttgcaccaaatacccaaacttcATAATTTGAATCCAGCGGCTAGTTTTAATTCAATATAGCCGTTATGTTCATGCTGCCTATAAGTAAGGCTGTTGTTCACTTGACTTGCTCCATGTTTAGCCCTCTATTTCCTAAATAGCCatgagttctaattcaaaaacCGGATCCTCTTCCATCCCAAATTTGTCATACCTAAGAGTTCCAAATAAAAACTGCAATTGTGGGAGAAGATTTGCAATTAGGAGCTCGGAAACGGCTAAAAATCCACAAAAGctttactacaagtgtgatccttgtgaTAATTTCAAGTGGTGCAAAGGTTTTGTTGAGCAGACATTTGATGAAGCTCAAAGCAAGGGAAACAGAGCTGATGAAaacaggggaatgcaagaagaaaacaggggaatgcaagaaGGAAGCAGGGGAATGCATGAAGAGTTGAAGCTATTGAAGAAGAAACTGAAACAACAGAAACAACAATTCAAGTTTGCAATAAAAATTGGTGTAATAATGTTTGCATTTCTAATTTGGATAGCAATGAAGTAGAGTTGTAACAAATTTCAAGCAATAACATCACTTGTTTAAGCATATGAGCTTTACAAAAACTGATTTCTAAGTGGACAAATGCCACTGAAACTGCACAAAAACATCTTGTCTAAGCAATTGTGTTCTTTCCAAAAAGTGATACTAACTGTAAATTGCCTAAGCTATTTTAACTTTGTGCACCTACAATTCACCAAAAACTGACTAACTTTTAACTTTGTGCATGGTTAAGTTGATGTGTTTGCTCTTTTCCTCCTCCTTGGACCCCCTTGTGATGTACTTGCTCCTGCTGCTGCTGAAGTGCTTGGTCCAGTGCTTGGTCCTCCATTCTTACATGTCCTTGAGTTATGACCAAACTCCCTGCACTTTCCACATTTCACATTGTTGTTCCTCTTCCCCTTCCTGGGTTCATTTggtcctctctttctcttcttagcaGGTCTGCCAGCTTGTCTTTTGATGACTGGAGGCTGAATGGTAGGGAGAGAAAAGTCAGGCCACTGTGTTGGGTCTGACATGGGGTGAATATGGTCTGCATATGTAAGCTTGTATGCAGCAGACTTGAAGAATGGGGAGACAAAATCAATGGGGTTCAGCCTTTGGTCATAAATCACCCCGAGTGCATGCTTGCAGGGGATTCCAGAAATTTGCCACTTCCCACACCCACAGCTTCTAGTTGATAACCTGATGGGGAAGTTCACATGTGCATCTCTGACCTCAAATTCCCCCCCACCACAGGCTGTAGCATAGCAGAACCTAGACTCTCCTGTTCTTTCATCCACCTCTTTCTTGGCATACTCAGTCAACTGACCATCCTCCATATCAATTGCCATGTCAAATCTTGCCCCAACCCTCTCCATACACCACTTTCTGATTGATgtacaacaacacaacaacatacATCATTATACACAGAACATCACAAACATCACAAAATAAAGGAACAGAACATGAAGTGGTGAGCTATACCTTCCAACAATGAGAATACAGGCAtgtctctgtatggttttgtgcatgcattgaatgactccacaaagtttgttgtgttgtgatcacaacaaaCAGCAGGGTCAAACATATGCCTGGACCACTGCTCCTGGCATGTGTCCAAGTATGCAGCAGCATTTGGATCATGAGCAGTGATCTTCTCTAATGCTTTACCATACACATACTCATTGTGTGCATTTGCAGCTATCCAAAACAGTTTGAAGAAAGCAGATCCACTAAATCCATTGTTTTTGCAATTCATGTACAAGTGTTGGCAGCAAACTCTCCTAGTAGCTCTAGGAAAAGTATCTCTCACTGCCAAGTCAACTCCCTACACAGAATATGTTCATTTTAGGCCAATCATATCTGTTGCAATATTAtaaaattgaaacaaaaaagGAGCAAAATAAACATATACCTTCATCCTGTCACTGATAAAGGTCCAATCATCTTTGTTGCAACCCTCTTGCTCAAACATCAAAGCTATGTGATCCATGATGCAATAACCACCACATTGCAGTCATCCTAAAGGgaaaatttaagaaaaaaaaacatgaatttcGATTCAACCAACAACAATTCATCAATAAACAACCACAATCATGATCACAATGAAATTCAACAGGTCACAATCACAACTTACAACTAACCAAACAATTATTCACAACAAATCCAAGGAATAACTAACTTCTAACCAATCAATTAATCTCAACTGACAATTTCAAAAAATCACTGACAATTtcgcaaaaccctaaccctaatcaatTTCGCGAAAAAATTGTACTTTACAAGCAAAATAAATCAGCGAAGAAGGGATTATTACCTTGAAGTAGATAATCCAACTAGGAAAAGGGCCCTTGTTCGTCCACTGCACCCGAAACTCTAAATCGCCTCCAAGTTGCCCCCTTTTTGTCGCGAATTCACCAAACGAACACCCACGAACTCGCCAAAAGAGAACGCAACAAATTTCACTAAATTCTTGAAGATCTACCCAGAATTTTGTCAGTTACAGTAGAATTGATGAGGGTTGAAGAACAggggaaaggagagagaaagaagagaagttgagaagttttttttttttttggaatttcagTCACAATTGTTACCTAAATCGCGCCAAACAACAATTAAGGGCAAATTGGTAAAACGTCAC
This sequence is a window from Spinacia oleracea cultivar Varoflay chromosome 1, BTI_SOV_V1, whole genome shotgun sequence. Protein-coding genes within it:
- the LOC130465572 gene encoding uncharacterized protein; translation: MDHIALMFEQEGCNKDDWTFISDRMKGVDLAVRDTFPRATRRVCCQHLYMNCKNNGFSGSAFFKLFWIAANAHNEYVYGKALEKITAHDPNAAAYLDTCQEQWSRHMFDPARHACILIVGRKWCMERVGARFDMAIDMEDGQLTEYAKKEVDERTGESRFCYATACGGGEFEVRDAHVNFPIRLSTRSCGCGKWQISGIPCKHALGVIYDQRLNPIDFVSPFFKSAAYKLTYADHIHPMSDPTQWPDFSLPTIQPPVIKRQAGRPAKKRKRGPNEPRKGKRNNNVKCGKCREFGHNSRTCKNGGPSTGPSTSAAAGASTSQGGPRRRKRANTST